The window GCGACCGGTCTGGGCGCCGTGGCGGGCGGCATCTCCGAAGCTCTGGTGGCCACCGCCATCGGGCTGTTCGTCGCCATCCCGGCGGTGATGATGTACAACTACTTTTCCGCCAAGGTCGAGGCCTTCGACGTGGAGATGGACAACTCCTCGAGCGAGCTGATCGACTACTTCCTGAAGCGGCGGCAGGTCGTGAAGCGGGCGTCGTAAGACGGCCGCGGGAGTCCAGGCATGGCAGTCAAGCGCAAGTTGCCGATCAACTCCGACATCAACGTCACGCCCATGGCGGACGTGATGCTGGTGCTGTTGATCATCTTTATGGTGGTCACGCCCATGCTGCAGAAGGGCGTGAGCGTGGACCTGGCCAAGACCGACAACCCGGTCCAGATGCCCGATGCCGACAAGGAAGACGCCCTGCTGGTGGCCGTGATGCGCGACGGCAAGGTGTTCTTCGGCACCGAGCAGATCGGTCCGGATGAGCTGACCCAGCGCGTCAAGGACCGCATCGCCAACCGGGTGGACAAGCGCGTCTACATCCGCGCGGACGCGCGCGCCCGCTACAAGAACGTGGTCGAGGTGGTGGATAACGTCCGTTCGGCGGGCGTGGACCAGCTCGGCCTCTTGACCGAGCAGCGTCGTCCGCTGGCCGGGAAGGAAGGGGCGCCGCCCCCCGGAGGCGGCGGCCAGCCGTAGAGGAGAAGGCATATGGCAATTTCTATCGGAGGGCCAGGTGGCGGTCCCAAGTCGGACATCAACATCACGCCGCTGATCGACGTCATGCTGGTGCTGCTGGTCATCTTCATGGTGATCACGCCGCTGACACCCAAAGGGCTGGAGGCGCTGGTACCTCAGCCGCCGCCGCCCAACCAGCAACAGCAACCGCCCAGCGTGGATCGCACGATTGTGGTGCAGTTGATCAAGGCGCCGGGCCGCCCGGCGTTGAAGATCAACCAGGATGATGTCACCTGGGAGACGCTCAAGACCCGCCTGGAAGACATCTACAAGACGCGCGCCGAGCGGGTGATGTTCGTCAAGGCGGATGATGACGTCGAATTCTCAGAAGTGGCGCAGGTCATCGACATCGCGCACTCCGCCCAGGTGGACAAGGTGGGCCTGATCACCGCCAAGATCGAGGCCGGCCAGTAGACTCCTCAGGGAGAGAACCGACCAAGATGAGAACCGCACAACGCATCCTGCTGCTGGTGGCCCTGGCCGGGCTGGCGCTGGGCGCTTCCGGCTGCAACAAGCTCAAGGCCCGGGACCGCCTCAACAAGGGCGTGCAGGCCTACAAACAGGCCAAGTACGAGGACGCGATCGAGCGCTTCAAGGAAGCCGTCGAGCTCGACCCGCAGCTCAAGAACGCCAAGCTGTACCTGGCCACGGCCTACGCGCAGCAGTTCATTCCCGGAGTAGAAAGCCCGGAGAACATGCGCACGGCGGAACTCGCCATCGAGCAGTATTCCAAGGTACTGGAGGGCGACCCGCGCGACCTGACAAGCCTGAAGGGCATCGCCTCGCTGTACTTCAACATGAAGAAGTTCGACAAGTCGAAGGAATACCACCGCAAGGTGATGGAAGTGGATCCCAACGATCCCGAGACCTACTATTCCATCGCCGTGATCGACTGGACGGAGAGCTACGCGCTCCGTCAGGAGAAGCGGGCAGCCATCGGCCTGCAGCCCACCGAGCCGCTGAAAGACAAGAAAGTGTGTGCGGAGCTGGTGCAGGCGAACTCGACGCGGGTGGAGGAAGGGATCGATTTGCTGAAAAAGGCCATCGACCTGCGCCCCGACTACGACGACGCCATGGCCTACCTGAACCTGCTCTACCGGGAAAAAGCCGACATCCAGTGCGACAACCCGGAACTGCGGGCCGAGTTGCTCAAGCTGGCCGACGAAATGGTGGAGAAGACCATGGCCGTGAAACAGAAACGGGCCGCGGAAGCCGAAAAACACGCGCCTGGCGGCGTGACCCTCGGCCAATAGCTGTAGTCCTCCTCAGAAAAGCGAGGCCCCTCGAAGCGAGGGGCCTTTCCTTTTAGAATCGAGATGTCGCCTGGGTTGCACCGAAGCATCCGTCCATGTTCCGCAAGATCCTGATCGCCAACCGGGGTGAGATTGCGGTGCGCGTGCTGCGCGCCTGCCGCGAGATGGGCATCGCCACGGTGGCCGTGTACTCGGAGGCCGACCGTGCCTCCCTGCACGTCCGGCGAGCCGACGAAGCCTGCTGCATCGGAGGGGCCGCGGCGACGGAGTCCTACCTGAACATGGCGAAAATCCTCGAGGCCGCGCGGCGCAGCGGGGCCGAGGCCATCCATCCCGGCTACGGCTTTCTCTCTGAGAATGCAAGATTCGCGCGCGCCTGCGTCGAAGCGGGGGTGAAGTTCATCGGGCCGCCCGCGGAGGCCATGGAACGCATGGGCTCGAAGACGCGCGCCCGGCAGGCCATGGAGCAGGCGGGCGTACCGCTGGTGCCGGGGACGGCGCGCGGCCTGGCATCGGTCGAGAAAGCAGCACAGGTTGCGGCCAGAATCGGCTACCCGCTAC of the Terriglobales bacterium genome contains:
- a CDS encoding biopolymer transporter ExbD, which produces MAVKRKLPINSDINVTPMADVMLVLLIIFMVVTPMLQKGVSVDLAKTDNPVQMPDADKEDALLVAVMRDGKVFFGTEQIGPDELTQRVKDRIANRVDKRVYIRADARARYKNVVEVVDNVRSAGVDQLGLLTEQRRPLAGKEGAPPPGGGGQP
- a CDS encoding biopolymer transporter ExbD, with translation MAISIGGPGGGPKSDINITPLIDVMLVLLVIFMVITPLTPKGLEALVPQPPPPNQQQQPPSVDRTIVVQLIKAPGRPALKINQDDVTWETLKTRLEDIYKTRAERVMFVKADDDVEFSEVAQVIDIAHSAQVDKVGLITAKIEAGQ